Proteins co-encoded in one Malus domestica chromosome 09, GDT2T_hap1 genomic window:
- the LOC103428991 gene encoding B2 protein, translating into MESLNSFWQLGDELRGQSKVAEDHKWLMAASKLAEQTRVKGERMNNLDLSKGPAEQRARDKFGFQEDNKFEGQYFNMLSLDSKVNENVSKSSFRNGIYNMNAVYQKNNASIVGNMTGNKYSNKEINNSNNNNNESANTVEKRFKTLPATETLPRNEVLGGYIFVCNNDTMQEDLKRQLFGLPPRYRDSVRAITPGLPLFLYNYTTHQLHGIFEAASFGGSNIDPTAWEDKKCKGESRFPAQVRICVRKICKALEEDAFRPVLHHYDGPKFRLELSVPETLELLDLCEQAGSAA; encoded by the exons ATGGAGAGCTTGAACAGCTTTTGGCAATTGGGTGATGAGCTCCGAGGGCAGTCAAAAGTCGCAGAAGATCACAAATGGTTAATGGCTGCTTCAAAATTGGCTGAGCAGACAAGGGTAAAGGGCGAGCGTATGAATAACCTTGATCTTTCAAAGGGCCCAGCTGAACAAAGGGCAAGGGATAAATTTGGGTTCCAGGAAGATAACAAATTTGAAGGCCAATACTTTAACATGCTGAGCTTGGATTCTAAAGTAAATGAAAATGTGAGCAAAAGTTCCTTCAGGAATGGTATTTATAACATGAATGCAGTTTACCAGAAGAACAATGCAAGCATTGTGGGAAACATGACTGGAAACAAGTACAGCAACAAAGAAATCAACAACagcaacaataacaacaacgaATCTGCAAATACAGTTGAGAAAAGGTTCAAGACCTTGCCGGCAACTGAGACGCTCCCAAGAAATGAGGTGCTTGGAGGTTACATCTTTGTATGTAACAATGACACAATGCAGGAAGATTTGAAGCGACAACTATTTG GTTTACCTCCAAGGTATAGGGATTCTGTTCGGGCAATAACACCAGGCCTGCCGCTGTTTCTCTACAATTATACGACACACCAGCTGCATGGCATTTTCGAG GCAGCAAGCTTTGGTGGTTCAAACATTGATCCAACTGCTTGGGAAGACAAGAAGTGTAAAGGCGAATCTAGATTTCCTGCTCAG GTAAGGATCTGTGTTAGAAAAATCTGCAAGGCTTTGGAAGAAGATGCCTTCAGGCCAGTTTTGCACCACTATGATGGTCCCAAGTTCCGTCTTGAGCTGTCAGTTCCTGAG ACCCTGGAGCTATTGGACCTATGCGAACAAGCGGGCTCTGCAGCATAA
- the LOC103429101 gene encoding agamous-like MADS-box protein AGL19: MGRSKSKLPLELIPNERSRKVTFRKRRNGLLKKAVELHTLCDVKVCTIVYEKKSKGKVSRAATFPAEFKDVKEIIDMYKSNSSKVKKVQSLGDFYATRTVQVKEEFGKLRSKSCEEKYPAWEDRLDAFSVEQMLDLLKNLENKIVDTHKMHGMMKESKQIVVQETIPPKATFKSNREYSQMQSAGTSWANNNNIQYICSSATISNSNIRTSTWDIPAPYGNMDGNATFCNPMQQQPCMYDSIFSSAASQQQEAAVVPSVENPNPIGIVPLSVSYDQPMLSLTMQPSYLECPISASAFGLSSEYDQQFGAFQSQHMFYDNVFFDNMAHFE; encoded by the exons ATGGGTCGAAGCAAATCAAAGTTACCTTTGGAGTTAATTCCGAACGAACGTTCGCGTAAGGTTACTTTTCGAAAGAGAAGGAACGGATTGTTGAAGAAGGCGGTTGAATTACACACACTTTGTGATGTGAAGGTGTGTACGATCGTTTACGAGAAGAAATCCAAGGGTAAAGTGAGCAGAGCAGCAACGTTCCCTGCGGAATTTAAAGATGTCAAGGAAATAATTGATATGTACAAATCAAATTCATCAAAGGTCAAGAAGGTCCAAAGTTTGGGTGACTTCTATGCCACGCGAACGGTTCAAGTGAAGGAGGAGTTTGGGAAGCTACGCAGCAAGAGCTGTGAAGAGAAGTATCCTGCATGGGAAGATCGTCTCGATGCGTTTTCAGTAGAACAAATGCTCGACCTTTTGAAAAATTTGGAGAACAAAATTGTAGATACTCATAAGATGCATGGCATGATGAAGGAATCAAAGCAAATTGTTGTGCAAGAGACAATACCACCAAAG GCCACGTTTAAAAGCAACCGAGAGTATTCTCAGATGCAATCTGCAGGCACATCCTGGGCTAATAACAACAACATTCAGTACATTTGTTCTTCAGCTACTATTTCCAACTCCAACATCAGAACATCTACGTGGGACATTCCTGCGCCATATGGAAATATGGATGGGAACGCAACTTTCTGTAATCCCATGCAGCAGCAGCCATGCATGTACGACTCAATATTTTCAAGTGCTGCATCTCAACAACAAGAGGCAGCAGTCGTTCCAAGTgttgaaaaccctaaccctattGGCATTGTTCCGTTGAGCGTTTCGTACGATCAGCCAATGCTTTCGCTAACCATGCAGCCGAGTTATCTGGAGTGTCCGATTTCAGCAAGTGCTTTTGGTTTGTCATCCGAATACGATCAACAGTTTGGTGCATTTCAATCACAGCACATGTTTTACGACAACGTATTCTTCGACAACATGGCGCATTTCGAATAA
- the LOC103428992 gene encoding transcription and mRNA export factor ENY2, with product MRKSVNRPPTPDVAENQEKEPTRQELINIELIESGEKERLMELLRERLIECGWKDEMKALCRAFIKKKGRNNVTVDDLVHVMTPKGRASVPDSVKAELLQRIRTFLVSAAL from the exons AT gaGGAAATCTGTGAATCGTCCACCGACGCCGGATGTTGCagaaaatcaagaaaaagaGCCCACTCGTCAAGAGCTTATCAACATCGAG TTGATTGAGAGCGGGGAAAAGGAGAGGTTAATGGAGCTTCTGAGGGAAAGGCTGATAGAGTGCGGGTGGAAGGATGAAATGAAAGCTCTTTGCAG GGCGTTTATAAAGAAAAAGGGGAGGAACAATGTTACAGTTGATGATCTTGTACATGTAATGACCCCAAAGGGCAGAG CCTCCGTCCCCGATTCCGTGAAGGCGGAGCTTTTGCAAAGAATTCGTACATTTCTCGTGTCAGCAGCTCTTTGA
- the LOC103411296 gene encoding plastoglobule-localized metallopeptidase 48, chloroplastic — MASAAAPWISSLCLTQNPSSLSFSSVASDHLRFGSPTVEFAAVKKYRRVGIRGPVCRAASVVFSNLDADDFRHPLDKQNTLILRAIPGLNEFGKILLGSVAEQVMLLENIGTSLLVSKDQLSGLHQLMVEAAEILNIDAPDLYVRQSPVPNAYTLAISGKKPFVVVHTSLVELLTREELQAVLAHELGHLKCDHGVWLTFANILTLGAYTIPGLGGMIAQRLEEQLFRWLRAAELTCDRAALLVAQDPKVVVSVLMKLAGGCPSLADQLNVDAFLEQARSYDKASSNPVGWYIRNAQTRQLSHPLPVLRAREIDEWSRSQDYKTLLNQATRVAGAKKGLTTPGKIKSKSIVP, encoded by the exons ATGGCTTCCGCCGCCGCGCCCTGGATCTCTTCCCTCTGCCTGACGCAGAACCCTAGTTCTCTTAGTTTTAGCTCCGTGGCTTCGGATCATTTGCGGTTCGGTTCGCCCACCGTCGAATTCGCCGCCGTCAAGAAGTACCGGAGAGTTGGAATTAGAGGTCCTGTGTGCAGAGCTGCCTCCGTTGTGTTTAGCAACCTCGATGCCGATGATTTTCGGCACCCTCTGGATAAACAG AACACGCTGATTTTGAGAGCGATTCCGGGATTGAATGAGTTTGGAAAGATTCTGCTAG GATCTGTTGCAGAGCAAGTCATGCTTCTTGAGAACATCGGAACGTCCCTTCTTGTTTCGAAAGATCAG CTTTCTGGCCTACATCAGTTGATGGTGGAGGCCGCGGAGATTCTCAACATAGATGCTCCTGATTTATATGTTCGTCAAAGTCCTGTACCAAATGCGTATACTTTAGCAATAAGTGGTAAAAAGCCGTTTGTTGTTGTTCATACTAGCCTCGTGGAGCTTTTGACACGAGAAGAGCTGCAG GCTGTTTTGGCTCATGAGTTGGGTCATTTGAAATGCGACCATGGTGTGTGGCTTACGTTTGCAAATATTCTTACCCTCGGAGCTTATACAATACCTG GGCTTGGTGGGATGATTGCTCAGAGGTTAGAAGAACAGTTATTTCGTTGGCTTCGAGCAGCCGAGCTAACTTGTGATCGTGCAGCTCTTCTTGTTGCACAAGACCCAAAG GTGGTCGTCTCTGTTCTAATGAAATTAGCTGGGGGCTGCCCATCTCTGGCTGATCAACTAAATGTGGATGCATTTTTGGAACAAGCTCGCTCCTACgacaaagcttcttcaaaccCTGTGGGGTGGTATATAAG AAATGCTCAAACGAGGCAACTTTCACATCCTCTGCCGGTTCTACGTGCTCGTGAAATTGATGAATGGTCAAGAAGTCAAGATTACAAAACCCTTCTGAACCAGGCAACACGAGTTGCTGGTGCAAAGAAAGGGTTAACAACACCTGGAAAGATAAAGTCAAAATCCATAGTACCATGA
- the LOC114826856 gene encoding sulfite oxidase, whose amino-acid sequence MPGVRGPSDYSLEPPRHPSLQINSKEPFNAEPPRSALASSYVTPVDFFYKRNHGPIPVIDDIHSYSVSFTGLVENPKQLFMKDIRALPKYLVTATLQCAGNRRTAMSKTRTVKGVGWDVSAIGNAVWGGAKLADVLELVGIPKLTGATKSGGKHVEFVSVDKCKEENGGPYKASIPLIQATNPEADVLLAYEMNGDTLNRDHGYPLRVIVPGVIGARSVKWLDSINVIAEECQGFFMQKDYKMFPPSVNWDNIDWSTRRPQMDFPVQCAICSLEDVNAIKPGKVKITGYAASGGGRGIERVDVSVDGGKTWIEASRYQRTGIPYISEHTSSDKWAWVLFEAMADVQQNTEIVAKAVDSAANVQPEKVEDIWNLRGILNTSWHRVQVRVGHSSL is encoded by the exons atgcctGGCGTTCGAGGGCCGTCGGATTACTCGCTGGAGCCACCTCGACATCCCAGCCTCCAAATCAATTCCAAG GAACCTTTCAATGCGGAGCCGCCGCGTTCCGCTCTGGCTTCGTCGTACGTCACTCCCGTCGATTTCTTCTACAAGCGAAATCACGGTCCTATTCCCGTCATCGACGACATCCACAG TTACTCAGTTTCCTTCACCGGATTAGTAGAAAATCCCAAACAGCTCTTTATGAAAGATATCAG GGCGCTTCCCAAGTATCTTGTGACTGCCACGTTACAG TGTGCAGGTAATAGAAGGACAGCTATGAGCAAAACCCGGACCGTCAAGGGAGTAGGTTGGGATGTTTCTGCTATAGGAAATG CTGTCTGGGGTGGTGCAAAACTGGCTGATGTTCTTGAACTCGTTGGAATACCTAAGTTGACAGGTGCCACAAAATCAGGTGGAAAACATGTCGAATTTGTAAGCGTTGATAAGTGTAAG GAGGAAAATGGAGGCCCCTACAAGGCTTCAATCCCTCTAATTCAAGCCACAAACCCAGAAGCAGATGTTTTACTTGCTTATGAGATGAATGGAGAC acCCTTAACAGGGATCATGGCTATCCATTGCGTGTGATTGTCCCTGGTGTCATTGGTGCCCGATCGGTTAAATGGCTTGACTCTATTAATGTAATTGCCGAGGAGTGTCAG GGTTTCTTTATGCAAAAAGATTACAAAATGTTTCCTCCCTCGGTGAACTGGGATAACATTGATTGGTCAACCAGAAGGCCGCAAATGGATTTTCCCGTCCAG TGTGCAATTTGTTCTCTAGAGGATGTGAATGCGATAAAGCCTGGAAAG GTAAAAATTACTGGGTATGCGGCATCAGGAGGTGGCCGTGGCATTGAGAGAGTAGATGTGTCTGTTGATGGTGGCAAAACCTGGATAGAAGCTTCTCGATATCAGAGAACGGGCATCCCATACATTTCAGAGCACACAAGCAGTGATAAATGGGCATGGGTGCTTTTCGAGGCCATGGCTGATGTCCAACAGAACACCGAGATTGTTGCAAAAGCA GTGGATTCAGCTGCGAACGTCCAACCAGAAAAAGTGGAAGACATCTGGAACTTGAGAGGGATACTGAACACTTCATGGCATCGGGTACAGGTTCGAGTTGGTCACTCAAGTTTATAA
- the LOC114826857 gene encoding cytochrome P450 94B3-like: MSEMEISMSLFTHPTFIVFLAIILYVLHVLFSRFRRVYEFSYQGPPRYPVIGCFISFYNNRNRLLDWYTDLLAKSTTNTIVVDRFGARRTVVTANPENVEYMLKTNFNNFPKGKPFTEILGDFLGCGIFNVDGEVWRTQRKLASHEFGTKFLRECMTKTLEEEVEKSLLPLMESLAETAQVVDLQELLRRFTFNVICKVFLGVERCCLDPSLPHPPLARAFDTASEICARRGAAPMFIIWKIKRWLGVGSEQKLRAAIEEVHAYVMDIIERRKSELEEAETDSGAREDLLTRLITAGHEEEVTRDMVISFIMAGRDTTSAAMTWLFWLLSRQPGVEEDVVKEIGSAGAKMSDFELLELSLLKACLYESMRLYPPVAWDSKHAVVDDLLPDGTRVRAGDRVTYFPYGMGRMEALWGKDRLEFKPDRWFLEPDKERTALKKVCPYRLPIFQAGPRVCLGKGMAFIQMKYVVASILRRFEIRPVDSGEPVFVPRLTAHMAGGLKVLIRKRSDDPDKT; the protein is encoded by the coding sequence ATGTCTGAGATGGAAATATCCATGTCGCTCTTCACACATCCTACATTCATTGTTTTCTTAGCAATCATTCTCTATGTTTTGCATGTGCTTTTTTCGAGATTCCGGCGAGTCTATGAGTTTTCCTACCAAGGCCCGCCGAGGTATCCCGTCATCGGGTGCTTCATTTCCTTCTACAACAACCGCAACCGCCTCCTGGACTGGTACACTGACCTCCTTGCAAAATCAACCACCAACACCATCGTTGTGGACCGCTTCGGCGCACGGCGGACAGTAGTCACGGCCAACCCGGAAAATGTCGAGTACATGCTCAAAACCAACTTCAACAACTTCCCAAAAGGCAAACCCTTCACCGAAATTCTTGGGGACTTTTTGGGATGTGGTATATTCAATGTGGATGGCGAGGTTTGGCGCACCCAGCGCAAGTTAGCAAGTCATGAGTTCGGCACCAAGTTTCTGCGTGAATGCATGACGAAGACATTGGAggaagaagtggaaaagagtcTATTGCCACTGATGGAGTCGCTGGCGGAGACGGCGCAAGTGGTGGACTTGCAGGAGTTGCTAAGGAGATTCACTTTCAATGTGATTTGTAAGGTGTTTTTGGGAGTTGAGCGGTGCTGCTTGGATCCCTCTCTGCCACATCCGCCGCTTGCAAGGGCTTTTGACACGGCGTCGGAGATTTGCGCAAGGCGTGGAGCAGCTCCCATGTTCATAATTTGGAAGATTAAGAGGTGGCTTGGAGTCGGTTCGGAGCAAAAACTTAGAGCTGCGATTGAAGAAGTTCATGCCTATGTGATGGATATAATCGAGAGGAGGAAGAGCGAGCTTGAAGAAGCTGAGACGGATAGTGGAGCTCGCGAAGACCTCCTAACGCGGCTAATAACGGCAGGGCACGAGGAGGAGGTGACGAGGGACATGGTGATAAGCTTTATCATGGCGGGGCGGGACACAACTTCAGCGGCAATGACATGGCTCTTCTGGTTGCTTTCCCGCCAACCAGGTGTGGAGGAAGATGTGGTGAAGGAGATTGGATCCGCCGGAGCAAAGATGTCGGATTTCGAGTTGTTGGAGTTGAGCTTGTTGAAGGCATGCCTTTACGAGTCCATGAGGCTTTATCCGCCCGTTGCTTGGGACTCGAAGCATGCCGTAGTTGATGACTTGTTGCCTGACGGGACTCGAGTTCGGGCCGGAGATAGAGTGACGTATTTTCCCTATGGAATGGGTAGAATGGAAGCACTGTGGGGGAAGGACCGGTTGGAATTCAAGCCGGACCGGTGGTTTCTTGAACCGGACAAGGAGAGAACAGCTCTGAAAAAGGTATGCCCTTACAGGTTGCCTATTTTCCAGGCAGGTCCAAGGGTTTGTTTGGGGAAGGGCATGGCTTTTATTCAGATGAAATATGTGGTGGCTTCGATTCTCAGGCGGTTCGAGATCCGACCGGTTGATTCCGGTGAGCCGGTTTTCGTGCCGCGGCTGACGGCTCACATGGCCGGCGGGTTGAAAGTTCTAATCCGCAAGAGAAGTGATGACCCAGATAAAACCtag
- the LOC103421447 gene encoding ATPase family AAA domain-containing protein FIGL1 isoform X1 has protein sequence MAGKEEGKGRRGATGAGGEEVCWRKQVDDNLNRLHSLSFGAELALERHDFSSAQILGLRLLGFLDSQSQSSLDHAFIRPIRRETEAKLHAARRELIPLSDRKVFEQAKKAPGCVFGTNGDIDIEKIKQSKYFQALLQQSSSGRAVNDLGDRLERQDKLTSKFSKPMTQTKLTSLYKQNSMVESNGKSKGSLASRSNSSEDCVVVEKLHTLHNHNGGHSASSFQKVEEEGAYGNTFRAKRAHKEFTSPIIDIAKSPSANEDAKADGSGNSFVTAKAKLEMDVRQRRGLAPAGSPNSCVSPQSDNNATNRGYGMRSYGYSRRGARGNFVPPIKSNEGNVGNVTSRVAGKSDDALGDSTKRCLELLCGPDGELPEKLRNLEPRLLEHVSNEIMDKDPNVRWNDIAGLEHAKKCVTEMVIWPLLRPDIFKGCRSPGKGLLLFGPPGTGKTMIGKAIAGEAKATFFYISASSLTSKWIGEGEKLVRALFGVASCRQPAVIFVDEIDSLLSQRKSEGEHESSRRLKTQFLIEMEGFDSGSEQILLIGATNRPQELDEAARRRLTKRLYIPLPSLEARAWIIRNLLEKDGLFKLSREDIDSICNLTQGYSGSDMKNLVKDASMGPLREALKQGIEITKLKKEDMRPVTVQDFESALQEVRPSVSLNELGTYEEWNKQFGSLSQSFAY, from the exons atggCGGGAAAGGAGGAAGGGAAGGGGCGGCGAGGAGCGACCGGCGCCGGCGGCGAAGAGGTCTGCTGGAGAAAGCAAGTGGACGATAACCTAAACAGGCTCCATTCTCTTTCCTTCGGAGCCGAGCTCGCCCTCGAGAGGCACGACTTCTCCTCCGCTCAGATTCTCGGCCTTCGTCTCCTTGGCTTCCTCGACTCCCAATCTCAGTCTTCGCTCGACCACGCCTTCATCCGCCCCATTCGTCGAGAAACCGAAGCCAAACTCCACGCCGCCCGCCGTGAGCTCATTCCTCTTTCCGATCG CAAAGTCTTTGAGCAAGCAAAGAAGGCGCCGGGCTGTGTTTTTGGCACAAATGGAGATATTGACATTGAGAAGATTAAGCAGTCAAAGTACTTTCAGGCTCTTCTTCAGCAATCTAGTAGCGGAAGGGCTGTGAATGATCTG GGAGATCGATTGGAGAGGCAGGACAAGTTGACTAGCAAGTTTTCGAAACCTATGACACAAACAAAGTTGACATCGTTGTATAAACAGAACTCGATGGTGGAAAGTAATGGAAAATCCAAGGGTTCTTTGGCCTCTAGAAGTAACAGCTCTGAGGACTGCGTTGTTGtagaaaagcttcacactctccACAACCATAATGGTGGTCATAGTGCCTCTTCTTTTCAAAAAGTTGAAGAGGAAGGAGCTTATGGGAATACCTTTAGGGCTAAACGTGCACACAAGGAATTTACTAGCCCCATCATTGATATAGCTAAGTCCCCATCAGCCAACGAAGATGCTAAAGCTGATGGTTCTGGAAATAGCTTTGTTACTGCCAAAGCCAAATTG GAAATGGATGTGAGGCAAAGAAGAGGGTTAGCGCCAGCAGGATCACCAAATTCTTGTGTCTCTCCTCAAAGTGATAACAATGCTACTAATAGGGGTTATGGTATGAGATCATATGGTTATTCACGTCGGGGAGCCCGTGGTAATTTTGTCCCCCCTATTAAATCTAATGAGGGAAACGTTGGGAATGTGACTTCACGAGTCGCTGGAAAGTCAGACGATGCATTAGGTGACTCAACTAAGAGATG TTTGGAACTGCTCTGCGGTCCTGATGGAGAGCTTCCAGAAAAACTAAGGAACTTGGAACCTCGTCTTCTTGAGCATGTTAGTAATGAGATTATGGACAAGGATCCTAATGTTCGATGGAATGATATAG CTGGTTTGGAGCATGCTAAAAAATGTGTAACCGAGATGGTCATATGGCCTCTACTACGTCCTGACATTTTTAAGGGCTGTCGTTCTCCTGGGAAAGGCCTTCTTCTCTTTGGTCCACCA GGAACAGGAAAAACAATGATTGGGAAAGCCatagctggagaggcaaaagcAACCTTTTTCTACATATCTGCCAGTTCATTAACAAGCAAATGG ATTGGCGAGGGTGAAAAGCTAGTGCGAGCACTGTTTGGAGTCGCAAGTTGTCGCCAGCCAGCTGTTATTTttgttgatgaaattgattCACTTCTCTCACAG CGTAAGTCAGAAGGTGAGCACGAATCAAGTAGACGACTCAAAACGCAGTTCCTTATTGAGATGGAAGGCTTTGACAGTGGGAGTGAGCAAATTCTTCTTATAG GAGCAACGAACCGACCCCAAGAACTTGATGAAGCAGCACGGAGGCGACTTACCAAGAGGCTTTACATTCCCCTCCCTTCATTAG AAGCGAGAGCCTGGATCATACGGAATCTCTTAGAAAAGGATGGACTGTTCAAACTTTCAAGGGAGGACATTGATAGCATATGCAATTTAACCCAAG GTTACTCAGGATCGGACATGAAAAACTTGGTGAAGGATGCCTCAATGGGTCCACTGAGGGAAGCTCTGAAACAAGGCATCGAAATAACAAAGCTCAAAAAAGAGGATATGCGTCCAGTAACTGTTCAG GACTTTGAGAGTGCATTGCAAGAAGTGAGGCCTTCTGTTTCCTTGAACGAGCTCGGTACGTACGAGGAATGGAACAAGCAATTTGGAAGCTTGTCACA GAGTTTTGCGTACTAA
- the LOC103421447 gene encoding ATPase family AAA domain-containing protein FIGL1 isoform X2: MAGKEEGKGRRGATGAGGEEVCWRKQVDDNLNRLHSLSFGAELALERHDFSSAQILGLRLLGFLDSQSQSSLDHAFIRPIRRETEAKLHAARRELIPLSDRKVFEQAKKAPGCVFGTNGDIDIEKIKQSKYFQALLQQSSSGRAVNDLGDRLERQDKLTSKFSKPMTQTKLTSLYKQNSMVESNGKSKGSLASRSNSSEDCVVVEKLHTLHNHNGGHSASSFQKVEEEGAYGNTFRAKRAHKEFTSPIIDIAKSPSANEDAKADGSGNSFVTAKAKLEMDVRQRRGLAPAGSPNSCVSPQSDNNATNRGYGMRSYGYSRRGARGNFVPPIKSNEGNVGNVTSRVAGKSDDALGDSTKRCLELLCGPDGELPEKLRNLEPRLLEHVSNEIMDKDPNVRWNDIAGLEHAKKCVTEMVIWPLLRPDIFKGCRSPGKGLLLFGPPGTGKTMIGKAIAGEAKATFFYISASSLTSKWIGEGEKLVRALFGVASCRQPAVIFVDEIDSLLSQRKSEGEHESSRRLKTQFLIEMEGFDSGSEQILLIGATNRPQELDEAARRRLTKRLYIPLPSLEARAWIIRNLLEKDGLFKLSREDIDSICNLTQGYSGSDMKNLVKDASMGPLREALKQGIEITKLKKEDMRPVTVQDFESALQEVRPSVSLNELGTYEEWNKQFGSLSQ; the protein is encoded by the exons atggCGGGAAAGGAGGAAGGGAAGGGGCGGCGAGGAGCGACCGGCGCCGGCGGCGAAGAGGTCTGCTGGAGAAAGCAAGTGGACGATAACCTAAACAGGCTCCATTCTCTTTCCTTCGGAGCCGAGCTCGCCCTCGAGAGGCACGACTTCTCCTCCGCTCAGATTCTCGGCCTTCGTCTCCTTGGCTTCCTCGACTCCCAATCTCAGTCTTCGCTCGACCACGCCTTCATCCGCCCCATTCGTCGAGAAACCGAAGCCAAACTCCACGCCGCCCGCCGTGAGCTCATTCCTCTTTCCGATCG CAAAGTCTTTGAGCAAGCAAAGAAGGCGCCGGGCTGTGTTTTTGGCACAAATGGAGATATTGACATTGAGAAGATTAAGCAGTCAAAGTACTTTCAGGCTCTTCTTCAGCAATCTAGTAGCGGAAGGGCTGTGAATGATCTG GGAGATCGATTGGAGAGGCAGGACAAGTTGACTAGCAAGTTTTCGAAACCTATGACACAAACAAAGTTGACATCGTTGTATAAACAGAACTCGATGGTGGAAAGTAATGGAAAATCCAAGGGTTCTTTGGCCTCTAGAAGTAACAGCTCTGAGGACTGCGTTGTTGtagaaaagcttcacactctccACAACCATAATGGTGGTCATAGTGCCTCTTCTTTTCAAAAAGTTGAAGAGGAAGGAGCTTATGGGAATACCTTTAGGGCTAAACGTGCACACAAGGAATTTACTAGCCCCATCATTGATATAGCTAAGTCCCCATCAGCCAACGAAGATGCTAAAGCTGATGGTTCTGGAAATAGCTTTGTTACTGCCAAAGCCAAATTG GAAATGGATGTGAGGCAAAGAAGAGGGTTAGCGCCAGCAGGATCACCAAATTCTTGTGTCTCTCCTCAAAGTGATAACAATGCTACTAATAGGGGTTATGGTATGAGATCATATGGTTATTCACGTCGGGGAGCCCGTGGTAATTTTGTCCCCCCTATTAAATCTAATGAGGGAAACGTTGGGAATGTGACTTCACGAGTCGCTGGAAAGTCAGACGATGCATTAGGTGACTCAACTAAGAGATG TTTGGAACTGCTCTGCGGTCCTGATGGAGAGCTTCCAGAAAAACTAAGGAACTTGGAACCTCGTCTTCTTGAGCATGTTAGTAATGAGATTATGGACAAGGATCCTAATGTTCGATGGAATGATATAG CTGGTTTGGAGCATGCTAAAAAATGTGTAACCGAGATGGTCATATGGCCTCTACTACGTCCTGACATTTTTAAGGGCTGTCGTTCTCCTGGGAAAGGCCTTCTTCTCTTTGGTCCACCA GGAACAGGAAAAACAATGATTGGGAAAGCCatagctggagaggcaaaagcAACCTTTTTCTACATATCTGCCAGTTCATTAACAAGCAAATGG ATTGGCGAGGGTGAAAAGCTAGTGCGAGCACTGTTTGGAGTCGCAAGTTGTCGCCAGCCAGCTGTTATTTttgttgatgaaattgattCACTTCTCTCACAG CGTAAGTCAGAAGGTGAGCACGAATCAAGTAGACGACTCAAAACGCAGTTCCTTATTGAGATGGAAGGCTTTGACAGTGGGAGTGAGCAAATTCTTCTTATAG GAGCAACGAACCGACCCCAAGAACTTGATGAAGCAGCACGGAGGCGACTTACCAAGAGGCTTTACATTCCCCTCCCTTCATTAG AAGCGAGAGCCTGGATCATACGGAATCTCTTAGAAAAGGATGGACTGTTCAAACTTTCAAGGGAGGACATTGATAGCATATGCAATTTAACCCAAG GTTACTCAGGATCGGACATGAAAAACTTGGTGAAGGATGCCTCAATGGGTCCACTGAGGGAAGCTCTGAAACAAGGCATCGAAATAACAAAGCTCAAAAAAGAGGATATGCGTCCAGTAACTGTTCAG GACTTTGAGAGTGCATTGCAAGAAGTGAGGCCTTCTGTTTCCTTGAACGAGCTCGGTACGTACGAGGAATGGAACAAGCAATTTGGAAGCTTGTCACAGTAA